CTTCTTTTTAAAACGAGAAAGGAATTTTATAAACATAAAAATAGAAAAGGCAATGATTAAGAAATCAATAATCGACTGGATAAATACTCCATATTTGACTGAACCATAAGCCAATTCAGAAACATTTACTTTTCCTATAATCATTGCAATGATTGGCATAATAATATCCGCAACCAGAGAGGATACGATTTTTCCGAACGCTCCGCCAATAATAACACCGACTGCAAGATCAATCACATTACCTCTCATGGCAAACTTCTTAAATTCATTTAACATAATTTTAACCTCCAAATTAATTAAAGTAAAAAGCAGCATCCTAGTAAGGAGCTGCTTGATTTATTATACCATTTAAAATGCCCAATTGCCTTTTCTGAATACCGGTTCGCTTGTTCCATCCGCTTTAATGCCATCAATGTCCATTTCATCCGAGCCAATCATGAAATCAACGTGTGTAATACTATCATTGAGTCCATTTTCCTTCAGTTCTTCTGAAGACATTTTCTTGCCGCCTTCAATACAGAACGCATAAGCGCTCCCGATGGCTAGGTGGTTTGAAGCATTTTCATCAAACAAAGTATTATAGAATAGGACATTAGATTGTGAAATTGGTGAGTTGAAAGGAACGAGTGCTACTTCACCAAGATAATGAGAGCCTTCATCCGTTTCAACTAAACGCTTTAGGAACTCCTCACCTTCTTCAGCCTTATAACCAACAATTCTTCCGTTTTCAAAGGTAACAGAGAACCGGTCGATAATATTACCGCCGTAGCTTAATGGCTTTGTGCTTGCAACCGTACCATTTACACCCTCACGATGAGGAACGGTGAAGACTTCTTCAGT
This Neobacillus sp. YX16 DNA region includes the following protein-coding sequences:
- the mscL gene encoding large-conductance mechanosensitive channel protein MscL; translated protein: MLNEFKKFAMRGNVIDLAVGVIIGGAFGKIVSSLVADIIMPIIAMIIGKVNVSELAYGSVKYGVFIQSIIDFLIIAFSIFMFIKFLSRFKKKEEEVKVAVQIDKKEELLAEIRDLLRAEKDFSK